Part of the Henckelia pumila isolate YLH828 chromosome 2, ASM3356847v2, whole genome shotgun sequence genome is shown below.
TTCCCATCTTAAGATCAATTCACCAAGATTCTCTTTGTCGTGAAGATTTGCCATCTTTGCATCCTCATGCTTTTCCACTCTTTCAAGGTGACGAATCTCAAGTGTGCCTCCAATATTTAAGAATTGCAACTCACCAAGTCGACTGGCGCCTTTTCCGCTACCCACAACGAACAGACTCAATGTTTTAAGGGAACTCAATTCCCCAATTTTCGGAGGCATCTCATTCAATTTGTGACAGCATTCCAATAAAAGATGACGCATATTTCTCAAGAATCTCATTTGTTCAGGCAACCCAACAAGATCGTAGCAAGAATTTaggttcaaaattttcaaattccaaAGACTACATATGGCATTGGGAAGTGTACGAATCTGATTGAAAGACAAATTCAGATGTCGCAAATGTTTCAGATTCCCAATTGTAGAAGGTATATTGTCAATTCTTGTATTGCTTGCATCTAGCGTTCTTAAACCATTAAGGTTCATTAAACAGTAAGATAAATCTATCTCGACTCGAATGCTACAAGGAAATGCCACGTGATTCTTTCCCAAATTTACCTGGCGGATTTTGCCTTCCGTTGCACTTTTATGATCATTGAATTGTCGTTGAACTCCGGGAACTTTATTCTCCATTACTGATTGAGCGAGATCGTGAACAAGATCATGCATAGTGAATGTGGTTCCCGTATAATCCTCTGTCACATCTTGGAACATAGATCTCAAAACTAGCTCGTTCCatatttcattgcctatatccTCCTCTTCAAGTATTCCATTTGATGAAATGTACCCATGAGCCATCCACAGAAATATCACCTTTTCTTTCTCAATTTTTGAATCTTTAGGAAATACTGCACAGTAAGCAAAACATCGTCTCAATTCCAAGGGAAGATGGTGATAACTCAATTGCAAGGCTGGTAAGAGCAAAGTCTCTTCTTGTGGTAAATTCCAGATTTCACTTTCCAGGATATGAAGCCATTCCTTTTGTGTCCTCTTAAATCTCAAAAGACCTCCAAGGGCCTTTGCAGCAAGGGGCACACCGCCACATTTTTGCACTATCTTCTTCCCAATGGGTTCAAGATTTGGGTGTTCCTCTTTCTCTTGTCCAAAAGCACGATCTTTAAACAACAGCCAGCAATTCTCCTCAGACAACCCGGCTAAGTGATGGGCGGGAAGCGTTCCCATGATGTCTGTCACCTTCTTAAGGCGTGTGGTGACAACAATTGTAGCACCTTTGGAGCCAAATGCCACTGCATTCTTCAACTTACCCCACTTCTCCTGATCATCGTTCCACACATCGTCCAACACCAGCAAAAATCTTTTCTGGTTCAGCAGCTCCCGGAGACGGCATTGTAAGGCATCCAACGACGTTAAATCAGAACAAGTTCCAGCTTTACCGGTTGCTGACTCTATCATGGCCTTGATCAGTGTTttcaaatcaaaatcatcaGAAACACAAACCCAGATTTTCATATCGAAATGCTCATCTACTTTTGTATCATTAAAGACCATCCGAGCAAGAGTTGTCTTGCCAAGGCCTCCAACACCAATTATGGGTAACACACAGAGTTGTTCACAATCTTTCGTTTGGTTCACCAAGATGTCCACTATCGCCTCTTTCTCTTCATCCCTTCCAAAAATATGTTCAGATTCGTTCAAAATGGAACTTGTCTCACGTGTGGCAGCATAATTACTCTTCCTCTCTATACCCATCTCACGAAGATGAAACTTTTCGCGCTCCGCAACAATCAAGTTCAATTTTCCAGTAACTTGTTTCATCCTTCTCCCGATTTTGCGTCGATACAAAATTTTCTTCAGACCAAAATTAGGACTTGATTTGCTAGACTTATTATGCTTCAGTTTGGAGATTTCGGTGGCGCACTCATCCAAGATATCTTCGATCTCGTAAGTGAGGTCGTTGAGCTTGCAGAGCCAATCTCGAATCTGCTTGCTTTCCAGCTGCTTCAGCTCTGCATCTTGTAGCACCGCTTGGATGGCGGTGAGGTTActggaaagcttgttcatctcCTGCTCCACACCCATTATCAATCCAACCTCTTCTTTAATCAGAGAGATCAGATTATCCAACAGAAGCTGAACACATGCCTCCGCCATCACAATTCAGAAATTCAATTTAGTGCAAAGAATCAAGAGTTGGGCAAGTAATGGATGAAAGGTGCAAGAAATGTATTATTGGTGTGCAATTATTTAAATGTAGAAACAGATACTTTTTCCTCCACTCTTCTTCACCAAACACGGTTTGTGCCTTGTGGGGACTTTGCAAAGACTTTTGTCGAAGACTTGTGATTGTCTTTTTAAATAAACGTGTTGTCTTGTAATAATAATTGTATATTTCaaactttaaaaaattattatgatttatagatatagtaaaatgtattttggtacacgaactattaAAAATGACTTAATTGATACATAATCCAAATAAAAGGTCAATTTTACCTTTAAtatgaattaatattatattaattaattttaaaaaaatcatatttattaaaatttaatatatatatatattaataaaaccacaaactcaataaataaatcatatgcatgtagaactaaaaatatacattaataaattatttattttttaaaatttaaataatttattaatgaaaaaaatactcattaataaattatttaaaattttaaaatataaataatatattaatgagttcattaatatattatttatatttttaaaatataaatgatatataatgaaatgatatttttcTATCAATGTAAAGAattattcatttaaaaaaattgatataaattatatattaataaaaccaCAAAGTCAACAAATAAATCATATGCATATaggacaaaaatatatttaataacaataaaatataattaataaaatatttatttattaatatttaattcaaatccGAGTTAAagtataaatttataaattattaaatcaaGTGGAAAAATTTTGGGTTATTAAAACTACGTAAATCGAGACaatgactatatatatatatttatatatatatatatatatatattaatttttaataaatatgatattttaaaattcatcaaaataatattaattcaatttaagggtaaaattgacaTTTTATTTggatcatgtaccaattaagttatttttaatagttcgtgtaccaatatgacattttaccaatagttcgtgtaccaaaatACATTTTACACTTTATAGATatgataattatatattttagaagTGTTTTCAGAAGTTCAATTAAATGTAATAATTATATTATGACATCTCCCAAAAtagatatattatttattattattattattattattatttatatatataaattgaattttgaatttaattgaaatttttgtttttagagagatttttttttttaaaaaaaccttgTATAAATACCTATAATTAAATTTGACCTTAAGTtgagttaatttttaaaatcactCTTTAATTATGTTGAAgtccaattatatattttaggtctttttttttttgaaaaaaaaaacttgtataAATATcggtaattaattttatttacatgcagatttattttatttgttctttatttaatttatattatcaatAGTAATACATTAATAAACTTATCAATTTTTAGTATGAATTAGTGTGTGTaagcttaatttttattttttagaaaataaagtaAACGTCATTCTCATttgtaaatttgtaattttcGTGTTTCAACCACTAAATTTGGTGAAAtcattttttgttcttttcaataatatttcaaattaaaaataatagtaattgacaaataattatttaactcaTCTCACTATAATATAAATACATTAAAaacctttatttttttattattaacgaTAGTGATGATTATGGTAAGTGCAAGCACCAGTTCAAAAGTGATTATTGTTCAAGCATATAATATTCCACTCTAAAGCAAATGGAAGGAAAGTTTGAACCGCGAAAAAAGTTAATTTAAAAAGACAGCCTCCAATCATCCGAAAGGGCAGGAAAAGACCTCAGAGAGAGCAAGAAAAAGGTAGATGCATAGATTTCAAGAGAATCAAACCAAGTAAGTTACTAATTGACCAGGCGATAGAAAATGCTTACAATACGACCAAAATAGTATATATAGATTGCAACTCCAGGCTCCACCAACATATTGACTAATACTTTCTACCAAAACCTATAAAATATTTGGCACAAGTGTAAATTACCCTAATAAAGAAGGTAAAAGAGATGGAaagcttaaaaaaattattagtccAGCCAAAAGGTAAAAAAGGTGAGAAAGATCAACACATATCTATCTGAATGATTCCTCAATCACTTTATACCAAACATCAGAAGAATAAATTACGAAAGAATATACTAAAAACAGCAATAAGAGTAACAAATTCAATAGAGACTGACGCCATGGAGGAGGGCTGGTAATGCAATAAGAAACATTCGGAAGCTGATCTTTTGGTGGGTGTGGCGCCGGCTCATCTGCCTTTGGTGCTGCTCCACCTGCCATTTCTTGCCCTCTTTCTCTCCTCTACAGAATAACACTGTCCACGACGTTTCAAGAGAAATCTAGCGCAGGAAAACGCAAAAGCCCCACAATCCGCAACAACCCATATCAAAAATCttcgaaaatactgcataaaagaaagaaaaagcaaAAATTATGAGAACCCCAGAAGATATCACTCAAGAAAGAAGCTCAAAAAAGCAGCAGGAGCAAACGATGCCCCAGATAACAACAGAACAACCACTCACATGTAATGTTACCTACCACAACAAGGCAAGCTTACAACTCCGACGTTTTCCTAGTACGTACCAAAACACGAACAAGGAATCGAAAAAGGCGGCATAATCATAGGTATCAAGAAGAAAGAAAATGACAATGTAACAGAAACAAATACGTGTAGCAAGTTCGGGAGGAAGagcaatttaatatttattttttgaagtgTGTGACACTTATCAGTCCAAGAGATAGTTCCACAAAGAACACAAACAAATACGTGTAGCAAGTTCGGGAGGAAGagcaatttaatatttattttttgaagtgTGTGACACTTATCAGTCCAAGAGATAGTTCCACAAAGAACACAAACAAATACGTGTAGCAAGTTCGGGAGGAAGagcaatttaatatttattttttgaagtgTGTGACACTTATCAGTCCAAGAGATAGTTCCACAAAGAACACATTATTTGCCACTTTATTgaaccaaaaataaataacttgatgGGTGCTTCTGCTACAAGACATGCATACGTGACGTATTATCATTTGCCAAAACTGCGAAATTTCTGCTATTTACTTTGATCTAGTGAAGTGGGTTCACATGCTTATCTCTAACCAGCACATAGGAGAGTagtatgaaatttaatttaatatccaAAAAAAGTTTACATTAAATAAAAGTTGATGCGTATGGTTAATTTATTTGATcttcttccaaaaaaaaaaatcattaatttgaTCTTTAAATTGGCCGTAATCAAACAAATTATACTTGCATCCCATGGCAATGGTATGCTCATACCACAAGTAATTAGTTTGACTCAGCATACCCTCCAACAATATTATTGGTTGAGCACATGTTTGTATATCTGATTTATTGTTACATGTTTCTACATTCttttttttcagtttatttttcttgaatttcatcacTTTCATACTAGAATAAAGTCAATTTTATCATTGTCTAAATAAGAGTCGATGCTACCCACATGGCATTGGTGACGTGGCGGCTCATGATTGATTAAAATTAGTGGCTCCACGTGAAACCCACTTTTTTTTACCAATCATGGGGTTACATGTCACCCGCAAGGTACTGTCATGTGGACGACATGTACTAAACTCTAAATAAGGATGATTTGACAATTTAGTAATTGACCATACCATTATACCACCGCCAATGTAACTATGTGTAACCTAATATCTCTCACCATGTATCTAACATTTCATTGAACTGtatatgaaaattatataatgAACCCTAAAAACATTtattgttatcagattttacaTGGAAATACGAAATACATATGTATACAAAAACTAATAAGAACAAACACTATATTTtctcaaaagaaaaagaagaacaaatattatatatgaaaatcttattgaagaaataaattcgagtgataaaaataagaaaaaattatttttttagtctgtatgtttgtttcatttttttatattttcaaatttcagttttaatccgctgtttttattttttggcaattttagtccttttttcgaCGTGGCGCTTACGTGGCATCAATTCAGtgttgatgtggagctgacgtgtacagtgacacgtaagcattttcgaataaaaaagaccaaaattgccaaaaatcagaacatatATTACTGaaattgaaatatgaaaacatagaggatcaaaatcgcaaaatgacaaatatACAAAACCAAATTTACAGTTTtccaaaaaataaatgaaatgtgTAAATGATAAATTGACATGACGATGAggcataaaataaaaaatctccctacaaaatataataaattaagtAATCAAAATTGATAAAGACCAAGAAGGACACGCCATAGGTCGATAAAGTGACACTTGTGGGTTACGTCCACTCAATTAATCTTTTACACTATCCTCTTCCAAATCATCTTCTTTCCTTATTTTTTGCCATTAATTTTCTTGGATTGATTGCCCCCCTCCCCAACTCAACGAATTTATATTGTTAGTATGTATTAAGAACGAATTTCATAAATTTTACAAAACTATAAGTTAAACAAAACTTTCCACATCCAATATGTTAATCCTACTAATTTTTAACCGATGAGCCCTccaattctcaaaaatctatttgatcaaatttatttatgattgaatTCATTGGAATAATCGGGAATGCTTAAAAACCTTCAACTAgtcaacaaaaaataaaattgaaaaaattaaaCTAAGCTTAACATATATTTTTTCACATAATTTGATATCTTTTTTATTACAAAATGGAAGAGTAAGACTCAACATGATTCTCTACCAATTTGACGGACAGATGAGACAATTTGAGTTACAAGACTTATCTCACTTAATTTGATATCTAactataataattttaatttttccaaataaaaaGGAATGTATAATTtgtgtaaaatattatttcccAAAACTGGTCAAGATTGACCAAGTTGGCTCATTTTTTTCCCAGCACAATCTTTGATATTCTGGCCGGATAGTTACACCTATAACCCTCCAAATATTGCAGCTTCTGTAGCCTATTTTGAATTTCTGTCTGATAattataccaaaaaaataagGCATGTCACCTGATTTTATTCCCTCATTTTCTACTTTTGTCACTTCTTTTCATTTCTGTCTAACGAAATCACACCTTTTTAGTCTTCCTTTTTACAGGATTTCAAGAACATGTTTCTTTCAAGGGTTCTATCATGACTCTTACCAATTATAGATTTCTCTGACTATTAATTTGATCGGTCATACCAAAATATTAGCAATTTTAATATTGAATTGGCACAAAAggagaaattaaatttttggtcatataatttgtaattgttttatttttatgatcACCGGTCAATTCTCAATCAaagtccactaatttttttttaaaataattataacagATTacattgagaaaaaaaaaaaagtcacaataaataaattataaaaatttcttATAACCGTAGGACCCTCGCAACTTATTTCGAAAATTCGAATCTTTTTGCTCTCTCTTTCGCAAAGTTCAATCTTTTTAGaaggtaaaataaaaattcattcttgAACATCTTTGTCCCTTGAAGGAAACCTGTCAACCAAAGAATCTCTACATTTCCTTGAAACAAAGCAACCCTTTTAACAGAATTTCCATATCCCCATGAATAGAATCAGCCCGATAACTCTTCTGCtggtagtgattcttgccaTTGTTTTCTTTATATTCGGCATGCTTCAGCTTTTAATCCGACGCTTCACGAAAAGGCCCACGTTTTCTTCCGTCTCCCACTCCAACAGATCATTCCCCGACGCCTCTTCCAACGGCAGCTGCAGCAACTCTTCCGGCTGCACGACTCGGGCCTCGACCAATCTCTGGTCGATGTGTTGCCAGTCTTTTACTACAAAGAAATAATTATTACAGGGTCGAAAGAGCCATTTGATTGTGCCGTTTGCTTGGGTGAATTCTCAAGCAGCGACAAGCTCAAATTGCTCCCTGATTGTAGCCACGCCTTTCATATTCATTGTATAGAAACATGGCTTATGACAAACTCAACATGCCCTTTGTGTAGAACCTCCATCACAAACGTCTCTTTAGAGCAATGGGATTTGTCTTGTATGTATGGTAAGATCAAGAACGAGTCTTGCTCGGAACATGAAAAGGGCCGTGAAGCGATCTTTTCGGTTCGGCTTGGGAAGTTGAGACGCTCGAACAGAGGATTGGAACAGGATTAG
Proteins encoded:
- the LOC140881734 gene encoding putative disease resistance protein RGA4 encodes the protein MAEACVQLLLDNLISLIKEEVGLIMGVEQEMNKLSSNLTAIQAVLQDAELKQLESKQIRDWLCKLNDLTYEIEDILDECATEISKLKHNKSSKSSPNFGLKKILYRRKIGRRMKQVTGKLNLIVAEREKFHLREMGIERKSNYAATRETSSILNESEHIFGRDEEKEAIVDILVNQTKDCEQLCVLPIIGVGGLGKTTLARMVFNDTKVDEHFDMKIWVCVSDDFDLKTLIKAMIESATGKAGTCSDLTSLDALQCRLRELLNQKRFLLVLDDVWNDDQEKWGKLKNAVAFGSKGATIVVTTRLKKVTDIMGTLPAHHLAGLSEENCWLLFKDRAFGQEKEEHPNLEPIGKKIVQKCGGVPLAAKALGGLLRFKRTQKEWLHILESEIWNLPQEETLLLPALQLSYHHLPLELRRCFAYCAVFPKDSKIEKEKVIFLWMAHGYISSNGILEEEDIGNEIWNELVLRSMFQDVTEDYTGTTFTMHDLVHDLAQSVMENKVPGVQRQFNDHKSATEGKIRQVNLGKNHVAFPCSIRVEIDLSYCLMNLNGLRTLDASNTRIDNIPSTIGNLKHLRHLNLSFNQIRTLPNAICSLWNLKILNLNSCYDLVGLPEQMRFLRNMRHLLLECCHKLNEMPPKIGELSSLKTLSLFVVGSGKGASRLGELQFLNIGGTLEIRHLERVEKHEDAKMANLHDKENLGELILRWEDETFGTEKILDEKVLEALEPHPNIKTIQIDGFRGRYFPQWWRNSSLVNLVEFELVNCRNCLRLPQLGKLSHLKIMYLRDVGVEYIIMEDEIIMEYGISSKLFPSLERLRLDELQNLKGFSKEKVTEISIFPRLQNLDIYRCCSSLILPQLPSLKVLTGCRGNNLTSLGRPDLLTSLLIHDGDIPDEVLENLTSLESLWISNCQEFVELPEDIRYLKSLTEIWLHDLPKMVSLPESLKHLPSLFCLSLYKLPELTKILAVCSTCISELRIWSCPKLTSLPDTIKEMKHLKYLSIRGCPELERRCEKEKGEDWHKIAHIRKIWVNKE